From the genome of Miscanthus floridulus cultivar M001 chromosome 10, ASM1932011v1, whole genome shotgun sequence, one region includes:
- the LOC136487651 gene encoding dynamin-related protein 4C-like, with translation MRFGLGDAAAPELELELEMEDVDMKASSGSSPVTASAMAASYNDQIRPLLDAVDRLRQLNVSQEGIQLPTIVVVGDQSSGKSSVLESLAGISLPRGQGICTRVPLVMRLQDGNEPELRIEYGSGSSVTIASEAEVAAAIDAATAEIAGSGKGISDAPITLVVRKKGVPDLTLVDLPGITRVPVQGQPEDIYDQIARIIRAYIAPRESIILNVLSATVDFPTCESIRMSQQVDRSGERTLAVVTKADRAPEGLLEKVTMDDVHIGLGYVCVRNRIGDETYEEARAAERRLFAEHPLLSRIDRSMVGIPTLAGRLTQIQASIIGRCLPDIVKQINDKLSRSSDELGQMPPDLNTVADAVREFYHIVKQVRASLEKVLVRGEFDEYPDDRRRHGTARIAEMLESYASKLPAAAQCSTSDDVVGEPFLAEEMRVLEETKGINLPNFLPRSALLVLLRKKLESVAHVPHGLVTQVWGYVEELVLGILQHHSRSYPQVHPSCRRAVQSLMDKARARSAQHVAELIDMELVADYTANPDYTMKWNDMMATEGHARFLQAVEDHSKPAVVELPGFGEVDVSHLRLQQKLAGQALDLRARLAAYWSCVVLRLVDGLALHVLYSVKRLVEKDLEDELAAQVLGSNMDGVERMLVPTPATAAKRDRLRKSISLLRECRELVANTMDKINAASDDRCF, from the coding sequence ATGCGCTTTGGTCTGGGCGACGCCGCCGCACCtgagctagagctagagctagaAATGGAGGACGTGGACATGAAGGCCAGCTCGGGCTCCAGCCCCGTGACCGCCAGCGCCATGGCGGCCTCGTACAACGACCAGATCCGCCCGCTGCTCGACGCAGTGGACCGCCTGCGGCAGCTGAACGTGAGCCAGGAGGGCATCCAGCTCCCGaccatcgtcgtcgtcggcgaCCAGTCCAGCGGCAAGTCCAGCGTGCTGGAGTCGCTGGCCGGCATCAGCCTCCCGCGTGGGCAGGGCATCTGCACCCGCGTGCCGCTCGTCATGCGGCTGCAGGACGGCAACGAGCCCGAGCTGCGCATCGAGTACGGCAGCGGCAGCTCGGTGACCATCGCCTCCGAGGCGGAGGTCGCAGCCGCCATCGACGCCGCGACAGCTGAGATCGCGGGATCCGGCAAGGGCATCTCGGACGCGCCCATCACCCTCGTCGTGCGGAAGAAGGGCGTGCCCGACCTCACCCTCGTCGACCTGCCGGGCATCACCCGCGTGCCCGTGCAGGGCCAGCCCGAGGACATCTACGACCAGATCGCCAGGATCATCAGGGCCTACATCGCGCCCAGGGAGAGCATCATCCTCAACGTCCTCTCCGCCACGGTGGACTTCCCGACGTGCGAGTCCATCCGCATGTCGCAGCAGGTGGACCGCAGTGGCGAGCGCACGCTCGCGGTGGTCACAAAGGCCGACAGGGCCCCCGAGGGCCTGCTGGAGAAGGTCACCATGGACGACGTCCACATCGGCCTGGGCTACGTATGTGTCCGTAACCGCATCGGCGACGAGACATACGAGGAGGCGCGAGCGGCCGAGCGGCGGCTGTTCGCGGAGCACCCTCTGCTCTCCCGGATCGACAGGTCAATGGTGGGCATCCCCACGCTCGCTGGGAGGCTCACGCAGATTCAGGCGTCCATCATCGGCCGGTGCCTCCCCGACATCGTCAAGCAGATCAACGACAAGCTCAGCCGCAGCAGCGACGAGCTCGGCCAGATGCCTCCGGACCTCAACACCGTCGCAGACGCGGTGAGGGAATTCTACCACATCGTCAAGCAGGTGCGCGCTTCGCTGGAGAAGGTGCTCGTGAGGGGCGAGTTCGACGAGTACCCAGACGACCGCAGGCGCCACGGCACCGCGCGCATCGCCGAGATGCTCGAATCCTACGCGAGCAAGCTGCCCGCCGCCGCCCAGTGCTCGACGAGCGACGACGTTGTCGGCGAGCCATTCCTGGCGGAGGAGATGCGAGTCCTGGAGGAGACAAAGGGCATCAACCTCCCCAACTTCCTGCCACGGTCCGCGCTCCTGGTGCTGCTCAGGAAGAAGCTGGAGAGCGTCGCGCACGTCCCGCACGGCCTCGTCACCCAGGTGTGGGGCTACGTGGAGGAGCTGGTCTTGGGGATCCTGCAGCACCACTCGCGCAGCTACCCGCAGGTGCATCCGTCCTGCCGCCGCGCCGTCCAGAGCCTCATGGACAAGGCGAGGGCGCGGTCGGCGCAGCACGTCGCGGAGCTCATCGACATGGAGCTGGTGGCCGACTACACGGCGAATCCGGACTACACGATGAAGTGGAACGACATGATGGCGACGGAAGGCCATGCCAGGTTCCTCCAAGCCGTGGAGGACCACTCGAAGCCCGCCGTGGTGGAACTCCCGGGATTTGGCGAGGTGGACGTGTCGCACCTCAGGCTGCAGCAGAAGCTCGCCGGGCAGGCCTTGGACTTGAGGGCACGCCTGGCCGCGTACTGGAGCTGCGTCGTGCTCCGCCTCGTGGATGGCCTGGCGCTGCACGTCCTCTACAGTGTCAAGCGTCTCGTGGAGAAAGATCTGGAGGATGAGCTCGCAGCCCAGGTTCTGGGCAGCAACATGGACGGAGTGGAGCGGATGCTGGTGCCAACGCCGGCCACCGCCGCCAAGCGTGACCGCCTCAGGAAAAGCATCTCGCTGCTCCGGGAGTGCAGGGAACTCGTCGCCAACACTATGGACAAAATTAACGCCGCCAGCGATGATCGCTGCTTCTAG